Part of the Myxococcales bacterium genome is shown below.
AGCACCGTGACGTGGATCTTGCGCCGTCGATCGATCCGAGCGAACAGCAGATCCTTGTGATCGAATTCGAGGTCCAACCAGGACCCGCGATAGGGAATGATGCGGCAAGAATAGATCTTCTTGCCGGCCGCACTCACGGTGGTCGACAGTGACGAATCGTAGAAAATACCCGGCGAGCGATGAAGCTGAGAAACGATGACGCGTTCGGTGCCGTTGATGATGAAGGTACCGTTGTCGGTCATGATCGGAATTTCGCCGAAGTAGACCTCTTGTTCCTTGACGTCGCGGATCGTCTGAGAACCCCCGCCATCTTCCCACGCGATCAGACGAATCGTCACCTTGAACGGCGCAGCGTAGGTCATGCCTCGCTGGAGACACTCCTGCACGTCGTACTTCGGCTGCTCGAGGGTGTAGCCGACGAACTCGAGAGAGGCCGTGTCGTTGAAGTCCTTGATCGGGAAAACCGAGTGGAAGACGTTCTGAAGACCGAGATCTTCACGCTTTTCCATATCGACATTGAGCTGGAGAAAACGCTCGAACGACTTCCTCTGAATTTCGAGAAGATTCGGAATATCGACCATCGGCGGTGTACGCGCGAAGTTCTTTCGGATACGCGGTGCAAACTCGCAAAGATTATATTCAGCCACGGCTTGTATTTGCCCTCCCGTTCGCCCCAGTAACGCGGATGCTGCGTGTGTGCGGGACAAAATTGAAGCTCACCCGCCTTCCCATGAGGGCGGGTGTCTCGCCAAAGAAAGCGTTTCTACTTAACGTCGCACTGACCGCCGGCTTCCTCGATCTTCTTCTTGATCTCTTCGGCCTCGTCCTTCGGCACGCCTTCTTTCAGCGTCTTGGGAGCTCCCTCTACGAGTTCCTTGGCTTCCTTGAGACCCAGGCCGGTAATCGACCGGACTTCCTTGATCACCTGGATCTTCTTGTCGCCGTAGGAGATCAGGACCGCGTCAAACTCGGTCTGCTCTTCGGCGGCTTCACCACCACCACCACCACCCGCGACGGCAACCGCCACTGGTGCGGCGGCGCTCACGCCCCACTTTTCTTCAAGCAATGTGGCGA
Proteins encoded:
- the rplL gene encoding 50S ribosomal protein L7/L12 codes for the protein MADLNEIAESLSSLTVMEAAELATLLEEKWGVSAAAPVAVAVAGGGGGGEAAEEQTEFDAVLISYGDKKIQVIKEVRSITGLGLKEAKELVEGAPKTLKEGVPKDEAEEIKKKIEEAGGQCDVK